tctctccccctctctgtcttcccctcctctctccatttctctctgtcctatccaacaatgatgacatcaacaacaacaacaataataactacaacaagggcaacaaaagggaagataaataaataataaaagagagagagagagagagagagatctttccTGCTGTCCCCTCGTCCCCAGTTTCCCCGGAGTCATTATGAATTGCCACACAGACGTGACTTGATGTTCTCAGAAAACTGGCAGCGAGGTTCTCATCTAAGTCTTAACAGCCCCGGGGAGATGCGGGGAGTCTCTTTGGCGCTGTGAGGAGGTGGGAGGCAGGGTCCCAGGTGTGCCCTTCCCTCGGCGTGTGCTGCTGTCTGGGAGGGCCTGGGGGGGGGTGCCCAAGGCGGCTGTGGTCTGCAAGCCTGCAGTGCTGCTCTGGAAGTCCGTTGGTCTGTCCGGTACTGTCCCAAAGCCTTGAACCCTGACGCCTGCTCGGCCTTTCTCAGGTGTGTCCTCCCACAGACTTCCCGATGACAGGGTGCAGCCCTGTGCTGACCGTGCGGCATGCCATGGGTGTCCCTCCCACAGTGGTGTGGAGAGGCCTCTTCGGAAGGGACATCTTTGTAGCCCGGACTCTGTGCAGCTCGGGCCCCAGCCAGCCCCGAGAGAAAAGACCAGAGGAGGTGGCCCTTGGCCTGTACCATCACCTCACGGCCCTGGGAAGAGCCCTGGGACACAGCGTTCAGCAGCAAGCCTCCTCCAAGGCCAAGACTTGGTGGAAAAGATATGAAGAGTTTGTTGGGCTCAATGAGGTTCGAGAGGCCCAGGGAAACGTGACTGAGGTGAGATGGGGAGCTGTtgatctgcttctaaattctgcgtataagaccttctgttttgatcatcacattaggttcacttgtattacttacagtgtggtctgtttacatcatcactgttttacctgggtcccgccctgcctgcaggggattggtttcatccccactggttagatggaagctttctgtgttctgttcacactctttttttttgctccgccccctctcctagtcattttcctttcccttgccacttccggtgaagagatgcataaaaggcgatgtatctgattaataaacgagatactgcttcccggctcagccatgagtccctggtcgtctgtctcccgcccacgaagctagaccggcaGGGAGCTAGGGTGGCGGGCCCTGCCGTCTGACTTAGAACTGCGGCCAAACAAGTCCCGTCACAGGGTGCTGTGAAGCCATATCCAgaactgcctttcttttttttattattattatctttttttttttttttttagtatttattcccttttgttgcccttgttgtcttgttgtagttattattgttgttattggtgtcgtcgttgttggataggacagagagaaacggagagaggaggggaagacagagagggggagagaaagacagacacctgcagacctgtttcactgcctgtgaagcgacccccctgcaggtggggagccgggggctcgaaccaggatccttacgccggtcctcgtgctttgcgccacctgcgcttaacccgctgcgctaccaactcCCAAGAacttgcccgactcccaagaactgCCTTTCCTTGAGAGATTTGAGTCGTCTCTCACGAGATAACCTTCATCCGAGACTACAGGGGGTGAAGTCCACTGGGTGACTGTGCCACCCCTGGCACAAGTCACTGTACCCTGAAGTCCTTGGTGAGTAACTTCCACTTTGGAGGCCAGTAAACACTGCCTTCATTGATGAGTTAGTTCGTGGCAAGTGGTGAAAACTgcctggagggagtcgggcagcagcgcagcgggttaagcgcaggtggcacaaagagtaaagattctggttcgagccccgggctccccacctgcaggggagtcgcttcacaggcggtgaagcaggtctgcaggtgtctgtctttctccctcccctctgtcttgccctcctctctccatttctctctgtcctatccaacaacaacaataataactacaacaataaaaaaacaacaacaagggcaacaataggtattaaataaaataataaaaaaagaaagaaaattttttttttaattaaaaaaaaaaaaaactgcctggaGTTGCCACCCCGTCTGTAagcagaaattcttttttttctctcatttttttttgttaattggggaattaatgttttacattcaacagaaagtacagtagtttgtacatgcataacattccccagtttcccatataacaatacaacccccactaggtcctctgaatccttcttggacctgtattctccccacccacccaccccagagtctttgactttggtgcaatacgccgattccagttcaggttctacttgtgttttcttttctgatcttgtttttcaacttctgcctgagagtgagatcatcccatagtcatctttctgtttctgacttatttcactcaacatgaatttttcaaggtccaagaACATTCTTGTGACAGTcaagataccaagaaatggggctgggtggagacacacctggctgagcgcacatgttgcaatgcacaaggacctgggtttgagtctccgatccccacctgcagggggaaagctttttgagtggtgaatcagggctgcaggagtctctctgtctctctccttccctagcttccccttctttcttgatttctggctgtctctacccaataaataaagataataaaaatttattttaaatattttatttattttattttattttatttttaccagagcactgctcagctctggcttatggtgggtggtgcgggggattgaacctgggaattgacgcagcctcaggtatgagagtctgtttgcatagccattatactatctacccccgtccatttattttattttatttattattattttaatatttatttatttattcttttttgttgcctcttgttgtctttattgttgtagtcgttgttggataggacagagagaaatggagagaggagggcaagacggagggggagagaaagacagacacctgcagacctgcttcactgcccgtgaagcgactcccctgcaggtggggagccaggggctcgaaccgggatccttatgccggttcttgtgctttgtgccatctgcacctaacccactgagctacagcccaactcccttattttatttttgagagagatacagagagagaaagacacagagaaaaataccagagcaccgctcatctctggcttattgtgctgtgggggattgaacctggaactttggagcctcaggcatgagagtctctttgcataaccattatgctatctacttctgccccaagacaacaaaaatttaaagagagagagggaggccgaGAACTATTCTGTGAGGAGGAATGAGCGATCTGTGGTCATCACGTCCTCTGTGACAGCAGGTTCGCATTTTGACGTCCCTGCCGCCACCCCTGTGAAGGCACAAACTGGTGCAGTGAGATGGGGAAACACCTGGGAGTTCACGTGGAGGCTTTGAGAAAGTGGTGTCTCCCCGTGGAGGCCGTGGGAGCAGCTGGATTAGTTTCTGGGGCTGTGAAACGGAGATTTTAGCGTGCCTTTCACGGCATTGTTGTGAGAAGGAAACACCTGAAGCAGCTTAAGAAGATAGTTTCTTTCTGCAGTTTGTGTCAGACCAGTAGTGACCAGGCTGGGCGCATTGTTCTCTTGTTCAAGTTTCTCAGGGGTGTGTTATTTCTGCTTGAGTGGCTAAATCTGGTGGCTCTGACGGGTGTAGCCTGGGGCACTGTGAGGACCACGGGGAGAACCAGGATTATGTGCCCAACAGACTCTGTTTCCACCCTTTACACTGACACTCACTGACCACAGCCATTGAAAATAGAgctaaactgggagtcgggcagtagcacagcaggttatgcacatgcggtgcaaagcacaaggactggcataaggatcccagttcgggtccccggctccccaactgcaggggagtcgcttcacaggcggtgaagcaggtctgcaggtgtctatctttctctcctcctctgtcttcccctcctctctccatttctctctgtcctatccaacgacagcagcaacaacaataataataaccacaacaatgataaaacaacaagggcaacaaaaggggggaaaatggtctccaggagcagtggattcatggtgcaggcaccgagcccaaacaataacaaaaagaaaatagagctAAACTTATCTGGGTGTGCACAGGGGGGCAAATGCCCTTGACTGTTTTTTCTGCAGGCAGAGAAAGTATTCATGGTGGCTCGGGGACTTGTCAGAGAGGCCCAGGAAGCCCTGGAAGTTCAGCAGGTCAGGCTGAAGGAGGTGAGAGACCGCTTGGACCGCATCTCCAGAGATGACAATCAGTACCTGGAGCTGGCCACTCTGGAGCACAGGATGCTGCAGGTAGGCACCCCGAGAAGCACCTCTTCCTCGTGTGGCTAGGGACGGTGACCTGGCAGCTCACTGCGGGGTGAGTGACAACCCTGACTGGTCTGATGCTCAGAGACCAGCTCAGGAAGTGAGCCAGAAGCACCCCCTGAGCATCTGCACCCCAACTTGCCGAGCAGGGAGCCCACCGCGGGCTGCTCGGAGGGCACCAGACACTGGAGGACAATGCAGCTCTGCATGTACTCTGCCGGGGCATGGGAGGGGGTATCTGCTCGGAGTCCCAGGCGCGGGGCCACACTGCCACCACATAACACAGCTTTGTTTCTGTAGGAGGAGAAGAGGCTTCGCGCAGCCTATACACGTGCTGAAGACTCTGAAAGAGAGAAGTTCTCCCTCTTCTCCGCGGCTGTGCGGGAAAGTCACGAGAAGGAGCGTACGCGGGCTGAGAGGACCAAGAATTGGTCCCTCATTGGCTCGGTCTTGGGGGCCCTGATCGGTGTGGCAGGCTCCACTTACGTGAACCGTGTGCGGCTTCAGGAGCTGAAGACCTTGCTCCTAGAGGCGCAGAAGGGGCCTGTGAGCCTCCAGGAGGCCATCCGAGAACAGGCGTCCAGCTACTCCCTCCAGCAAAGGGACCTCCATAGCCTCGTGGCAGATCTAAAGGGCCTGGTCCAAGCCGGTCCAGGCTCTGGGTCCCCGGCGGGAACTTCCTCCAGccgagaaagagacacagatgcTCTTTCCTCTGCCTTGAAAGAGCAGCTCAGTCACTCCAGGCAGGTCCATTCATGTCTGGAAGGCTTACAAAAGCAACTGGATGGCCTGGAAAAAACTTTTAGCCAGATGACTGGGGCGGTGCATCTTGCAAAGGCTGCAGCCCTCCAGGACTTCTTGGAGCCTGAAGACGGGGCTCGGCCTCGCTCTCTGCTGGAACATGGAAGCGTGATCTTGGCGCTGTCAGACATGGAGCAGAAGCTACAAACCCAGGTCAACAGAAACTCCGTCTATAGCACCCTGGTCACCTGTGTAACAGTTGTGGCCACCCTGCCTGTGCTCTACATGCTGTTCAGGGCTAACTAGCCCCCGGACCATCCTCCTGAGGGCCTGGTGGGGACGGGTGGATGTGGGTTTATTTAGAAAGTTCCTGTCCTGAGCTTTGAGTGCTTGTCCCCTCAGCCCCTCTGTGCGGTTCCCTCACTGACTCTGAGCTTTCTAGACGACACTTGTTTACACTAATTAGCGGAACTGCTAAGGCCCAATGAAGACGtctttcttagtttctctttcttaaaggtccggcctaaggatcctggttcgagccccggctccccacctgcagggggatcgcttcacaagtggtgaaacaggtctgcagatgtctatctttctctccccctctctccccttccctttcaatttctctgtcctatcaagggaaaaaaaaaaaaaaaagtcactggattcatagtaccagcaccaagccccagtgactggaggcaaattaattaattaattaattactaggaggctgggcagtggtagtgcagtgggataaacgtgcgtggcgcaaagcgcaaggactggtgcaaagatgccggtttgagcccctgactccccacctgcaggggggtcacttcatgggtggtggtaaagctgttttgcaggtgtctgtctttctctccctctctctgtcttcctctcttctctcaattttgctcggtcctatccaacaacagcaatggcaacaataaaaaaaacaagggcaacgaactgggcaaaatggcctccaggagcagtggattggtagtgcaggcaccaagtcccagcaataaccctggaagcaaaaaataataataataataagtaagtaatcaAGCTATTTGTGACGTGTGTGAGAGTTTCCCCGTGAGTCAGGGCTCCCCAGGTGTTTGCAGCACCCAGGATCAAGCGGGAAGCCAGGGCGCACCAATTCACCACCTGCCTGTGGAGCTGGCTCCCTGGTCCTGAGTTTGTGTTCTTTAATGCCAGGCTGAGTTCTGTCCGTTGAAAACTGACATttgggggagcaggcagtggcacatccagttgagtgcataaaTCACCACgagcaagcccccagtccccacttgcaggggaaacatCATGAGCCgtggagcaggtgtctctctctcccactcgtctccttccctctcagtttgtctgtctataaaaataaatgttttttgggaatcgggcggtagcgcagtgggttaagtgcaggtggcatagaGCGCAAGGgcccgcgtaaggatccgggttcaagcccccggctccccacctgcaggggagtcgcttcacaggtggtgacgcagaactgcaggtgtctgtctttctctccccctctctgtcttcccctcctctctccatttctctctgtcctatccaacaacagcgacatcaataacaataataactacaacaacaataagacaacaagggcaacaaaagggaaaataaataattaattaaaaataaataattttaggggccaggcagtggtgcacctggttaaatgctcatgttcagtccccacctgcagggggaaagcttcatgagtggtgaggcaggactacaggtgtgtctctgtccctccctatcccctccttccctctatttctctgtctatcaaataaataaataaaaatagttgaaAAAAATTGAGATCTGGAACTTAAAGGTTGGGGCTGGAGTTAAGGTCAATGCCCCCTTTTGTTTGTCTCTTATCTCCTGGTCTTGTTTGGAACCATTTTGGGTAAATACATTTATCTCAAGGCTTGAGCTTTTTCATTTCCTGGTCTGCTCTCCTCATGCTCATCCCTCTGGGTCAGGTGACCTGGGGGTTCCAGTGAGTGAAACCAAGCCTGTTGAGCTTACACTGGTGACCGTGGTTGTCGGCCACGTCCTATGCCGCGGTGGAGAGAATATTCTGGTCCTGACGCTGGAGGAGAGCAGGGAGGAAGGGTTGAGGGAGTGGTTGGTAAATGTGGCTGGGGACACAATTACAGGATCTGGTGTGTAATCAGAGTCTCTGGTGCTGCGGGCAGAAGCAGTATGCCACTAGGACTGGGTATTCTCCACACGGCCGAGAGAAGGCCTTAGTCCGCCAGCAGTGAGCAGAGGCCATGGAGAGGATGGCCGCACAGAGGTGGGAGGTGCTGTGGGGCCTAGAGGCAGAGGCCTCTGAGAATCCTGACCTCTCCCTTTTCAGAGAGGAGCCTTTGACCTCCAGGGGTAAGTTTGTGCACCCGTAAGTAAACAGGAGCCCTTGGGGCCCCCTACTCAGTGTGGAGTGTTGAAAGGTTTGCAGGTCTGACACGCAGTGGAGATCTCACCTTCCAGAGGCTTTCAGGCCTGGCTGAAGTGGATAGTGGAGGTGTTTCCCGTGTGAGGGACCGTCCTTTCTTGGGAAGGTACAGCTCACCGGCCCTGTGGATGCTCAGAACCTCTGAGCATCTGGCTCCTTGGCCATTTGTTATTCCATCCTAGAGGTTGCTTTTGCTTTCATCTTTTCATCCTTTAATCAGTTTATTACAGTGCTTATTAAATCTCAACCAGttctgacatttttttccttttgcttcaaTGAAAACTCTTAGAATTATATACTGTCAGAGCCGTACAAGACCTTACAATTTATCTGATAAAATACCAATAAGGAAGcagagggagtggggtggggagatagcatagtggttctgcaaaagactttcctgcctgaaactgcaaggtccaaggttcaacccccagcacaagTCAGAACCGAGCCCTGTGCTTTGGTCTAGAAAACAGACACATCCCAGAGCTGTGAAGCCCTAatgaagacagaagaaaaaacaataagataaaaaaaaagaagcagagggaGGGTCCTAGAAATTACTtccctgggctgggtggtggcgcacctggttgagtgcacaggttagaatgcataaagacctgggtttgagcacctggttcccacctgcagggggaagtttcatgagtggtgaagcagtgctgcaggtgtctctctcttcctttctatcagccccttctcaatttttggttcTCTctattaatacatttttattattattatttatctttctgcctccagggttattgctggggctcagtgcctgcaccaagagcccaatgctcctagaggctaccttttcccttttgttgcccttgttgtctgtcgttgttgttgttaatattattgttgtcgttgttgtttgataggacagagagaaacagaggaggggaagacaggaagagagataaacacctgcagacttgcttcactgcctgtgaagctactcccctgcaggtggggagccgggggctcaaaccggggtccttactgcccagcccccacaaaataaatttttatatatatttatttattcccttttgttgcccttttattgttgtagtttttatttttgttgttattgatatcattttttgataggacagataaatggagagaggggagtcgggcgggtagcgcagcgggttaagtgcaggtggcacaaagcgcaaggaccggcgtaaggatcccggttcgagcccccagctccccacctgcaggggagtcgcttcacaggtgatgaagcaggtctgcaggtccatctttggcaaacgctagaagaagaatggagagaggcggggaagacagggggagaaaaagacagacatctgcagacctgcttcaccgcctgtgaaacgactcccctgcagatggggagccaggggctcgtaccaggatccttctgccggtccttgtgctttgcgccacgtgtgcttaacctgctgcgctaccgcctgacttcccaaaatagtatttttaaaaccaaaataattttttaaaagaaattattgggggcacacatggcgtgaagtgcaaggatcccagttcaagcccctggctccccacctgcaggggggtcacttcacagggggtaaagcaaatctgcaggtgtgtatttttctctctgtcttccccttctctctcgatttctcattgtcctatctaacaacaatgacagcaatagcaacaataataataacaaggacaacaaaagggaaaaaatagcctccaggagcagtggatgtgtaatgCGGGCaccgaacctcagtgataacctggaggcaaaaaaaaataaattcctcatggcattgttttatttttttaaagattttattggggccaggtggtggcgcacctggttgagtgcacattacagtgcacaaggacccaggttcaagctcctggtctccacctgcagagagaaagcttcacaagtggtgacgcagggctgcaggcatttctgtttctctccctctttatctccccccttc
Above is a window of Erinaceus europaeus chromosome 12, mEriEur2.1, whole genome shotgun sequence DNA encoding:
- the CCDC51 gene encoding mitochondrial potassium channel isoform X1, coding for MTGCSPVLTVRHAMGVPPTVVWRGLFGRDIFVARTLCSSGPSQPREKRPEEVALGLYHHLTALGRALGHSVQQQASSKAKTWWKRYEEFVGLNEVREAQGNVTEAEKVFMVARGLVREAQEALEVQQVRLKEVRDRLDRISRDDNQYLELATLEHRMLQEEKRLRAAYTRAEDSEREKFSLFSAAVRESHEKERTRAERTKNWSLIGSVLGALIGVAGSTYVNRVRLQELKTLLLEAQKGPVSLQEAIREQASSYSLQQRDLHSLVADLKGLVQAGPGSGSPAGTSSSRERDTDALSSALKEQLSHSRQVHSCLEGLQKQLDGLEKTFSQMTGAVHLAKAAALQDFLEPEDGARPRSLLEHGSVILALSDMEQKLQTQVNRNSVYSTLVTCVTVVATLPVLYMLFRAN
- the CCDC51 gene encoding mitochondrial potassium channel isoform X2, with protein sequence MVARGLVREAQEALEVQQVRLKEVRDRLDRISRDDNQYLELATLEHRMLQEEKRLRAAYTRAEDSEREKFSLFSAAVRESHEKERTRAERTKNWSLIGSVLGALIGVAGSTYVNRVRLQELKTLLLEAQKGPVSLQEAIREQASSYSLQQRDLHSLVADLKGLVQAGPGSGSPAGTSSSRERDTDALSSALKEQLSHSRQVHSCLEGLQKQLDGLEKTFSQMTGAVHLAKAAALQDFLEPEDGARPRSLLEHGSVILALSDMEQKLQTQVNRNSVYSTLVTCVTVVATLPVLYMLFRAN